A single Verrucomicrobiota bacterium DNA region contains:
- a CDS encoding M48 family metallopeptidase, whose protein sequence is MKEAESSYLATALHPSLGDEPANGRIVVSRWTLRFESEAGNVELPIAGLQIEFSEEADRVFFSHPDHPDWTIYTYDLHILEHHALAQNTQVRNQIKEVQARGAGRKALIITASFLVCFGIAAALVSWLSGWMVRTLVAKVPVEWEADLGNSLFEEIKTEDKTSGATKPAAELKALTDRLARALPDTNRTFQIHLLDVPIPNAFALPGGHLMVNTGLLEVVKGPEELAGVLAHEMAHVTQRHGFRKIISAMGPFLLARLLTGNNRGLLGVIGNSSGVLVGQTYSRAYENEADDVGWQYLVNANIDPRGMIRALQALKAEEDKLKLSHTNLRGFSSHPPTEARIRRLEAKWEKLKRKTGFVQFDPPGP, encoded by the coding sequence GTGAAAGAAGCGGAATCCAGTTATCTCGCGACTGCCCTTCATCCAAGTCTTGGCGACGAACCGGCCAACGGGCGGATTGTTGTCAGCCGCTGGACGCTGCGGTTCGAGTCCGAGGCCGGGAATGTCGAGCTGCCCATAGCGGGGCTGCAAATCGAGTTCAGCGAGGAGGCGGATCGAGTTTTCTTTTCGCACCCCGATCACCCCGACTGGACCATCTACACTTATGATCTGCACATTTTGGAACACCATGCGCTGGCGCAAAACACGCAGGTTCGAAATCAAATCAAGGAGGTGCAGGCGCGCGGGGCTGGCCGAAAGGCGCTGATCATCACCGCGAGTTTCCTGGTCTGCTTCGGCATTGCGGCGGCACTGGTGTCCTGGCTCAGCGGTTGGATGGTTCGTACGCTGGTCGCCAAGGTGCCCGTCGAATGGGAGGCCGACCTTGGTAATTCACTGTTCGAAGAAATCAAGACCGAGGATAAAACGTCGGGCGCTACGAAGCCGGCGGCGGAACTGAAAGCATTGACCGACCGGCTGGCTCGCGCCCTGCCGGATACGAACCGCACGTTTCAAATCCACCTCCTCGATGTTCCCATCCCCAATGCCTTCGCGTTGCCGGGCGGACACTTGATGGTGAACACCGGCTTGTTGGAGGTCGTGAAAGGTCCGGAAGAATTGGCCGGCGTGCTCGCGCACGAAATGGCCCACGTCACGCAACGCCATGGTTTCCGCAAGATCATCTCCGCCATGGGACCGTTTCTGCTCGCGCGGCTGTTGACTGGAAATAATCGCGGCTTGTTGGGCGTCATCGGCAACAGTTCCGGTGTCTTGGTCGGGCAAACCTATTCCCGCGCGTATGAAAACGAGGCGGATGATGTCGGCTGGCAATATCTCGTGAATGCCAACATCGATCCGCGGGGAATGATCAGGGCGTTGCAGGCGTTGAAAGCCGAGGAAGACAAACTCAAATTGAGCCACACGAATCTGCGCGGGTTCAGTTCGCATCCTCCCACCGAGGCGCGAATTCGGCGGCTGGAAGCCAAGTGGGAGAAATTGAAACGGAAGACCGGCTTTGTGCAGTTTGATCCGCCCGGCCCATGA